The Arachis hypogaea cultivar Tifrunner chromosome 16, arahy.Tifrunner.gnm2.J5K5, whole genome shotgun sequence genome contains a region encoding:
- the LOC112759152 gene encoding ferredoxin-dependent glutamate synthase, chloroplastic-like has product MRNGKMPTVSIEQAQNNYSKAVKAGLLKILSKMGISLLSSYCGAHIFEIYGLGKEVVDLAFRGSMSKIGGLNGTSSFWK; this is encoded by the exons ATGAGGAATGGAAAGATGCCTACTGTCTCAATTGAGCAGGCCCAGAATAATTACTCCAAG GCTGTAAAAGCGGGTCTTCTTAAAATTCTTTCCAAAATGGGGATCTCATTGCTTTCAAG TTATTGCGGTGCACATATTTTTGAAATCTATGGATTAGGAAAGGAAGTTGTCGATCTTGCATTCAGAGGAAGTATGTCAAAAATTGGGGGATTAAATGGCACTTCTTCATTCTGGAAATGA